GCCGGCGAAGGTGCCGGGCTCGCCGCGTCGGAAGCTCATCGCGTAGGTCTTGCCGCCGCGGTCGACCTCGACGTCGAGACGAGCCGACAGCGCGTTGACCACGGATGCGCCGACGCCGTGCAGACCACCGGACGCGGCGTAGGACCCGCCGCCGAACTTTCCACCGGCGTGCAGCTTGGTGAACACCACCTCCACGCCCGACAGGCCGGTGCGTGGCTCGATGTCGACCGGGATGCCGCGCCCCCGGTCGCTCACCTGCACCGAACCGTCGGCGAACAGCGTCACGTCGATGCGGTCACCGTGGCCACCGAGGGCCTCGTCGACGGAGTTGTCGATGATCTCCCACAGGCAGTGCATGAGTCCGCGCGAGTCGGTCGACCCGATGTACATGCCCGGCCGCTTGCGCACCGCCTCCAGCCCTTCGAGCACCTGCAGGTGTCGGGCGTTGTAGTCGGTGGCGGACGAGGTACTGCGAGGCACAACCACGAGGGGTGAACTCCTTTACGAGACGGGCACCCGAAGCGTAACCAGCGGCACCGACATTCCGCGGGAGGCACACGGCAACCGGACCCGCGGCCACTTGGTCACAGTTCGATATGGGCTACGCCACACCGCCCCAATAGCGCTGCGGGAATCCTTTGGGGTGCTTGGATGTTGTCTCATCGGAACGACGTAATCGGTGCAACCGCAACGGCAACACCATCGTCGTAACGAACGACCTCGACACGAGGAACTGACGGCGCTTCGGCGCCCGACGAAAGGATGGACCCTCATGGCCACTGCACTCGCACCCACTCTGACCGCCGCCGACCGCTGCGACCGCTGCGGCGCTCAGGCATTCATTCGGGCCCGTCTTGCCGGAAACATGGAGCTTCTCTTCTGCGCCCACCACGGACGCAGCCACCTGGACAAGCTGCGCGACGTCGCCGAAGAAGTCATCGACGAGACCGACCGGCTGCACCAATCGCAGGACTGACCCGCCACAACAGCGAACACGAATCGCCCGCACCGACGAAGGTGCGGGCGATTCGTCGTCCTGGCGGCCGCCACTGACCGGTAGGTTCGACCACGTGGAACTCGTCACCGTGATCGCCGGGATACTCATCGTCGTCGGCATCCTCGGCCTCATCGTGCCGGTGCTGCCGGGTCTGCTGCTCACCGAAGCCGGCGTGCTGTTGTGGGCCACGGAGAACGGCTCCCGGACGGCGTGGGTGGTGTTCGGACTGAGTGTCGTCATCGCGCTGATCGGGTGGTTCCTGCAGTATCAGGTGCCGAATCGGCAGCTGCGCAGGATCGGGGTGCCGGGAAGCTCGCGGCTGGCCGGTGTGGTGCTCGCGGTGATCGGCTTCTTCGTGGTGCCGGTCATCGGGTTGTTCCTCGGGTTCGTCCTGGGTGTCTACCTGGCCGAGCAGGTGCGACTGCGCAACCCCTCGGCAGCATGGACGTCGACGAAGATGGCGCTGAAGATGGCGCTGGCAAGCATCGGGATCGAGCTGGCAGCTGCGGTGACGGTGGCGCTGCTGTGGGTGGCCGGACTGCTGCTCACCCGGTAGGTGCAATCACCAGGCGCCGTCGCGGCGACGCTTCTCCCAGCGTTCCTCGAGTCGCTCCATGAAGGTGCCGCTGCGCCGTGACTGTCGACGCAGACCGCGCGATGCTCCCGATGCCCCCGCGGGTTTGACCGAACCGTCCGGCTGCACGGTGCCGAGCGACGCGCCCGCCGAGGAGCCGTTGAACGCCCATGCCGCAACGGCGACCATCACGACGAAGCCTGCGACACCGAGCCAGATGAAGTCGTTCATCACGCCGACCAGCGCAAGGCCCAGACCGCCGAGCATGCCGAGGCCGGCGATGATCAGCCG
This genomic stretch from Calidifontibacter indicus harbors:
- a CDS encoding DUF7455 domain-containing protein encodes the protein MATALAPTLTAADRCDRCGAQAFIRARLAGNMELLFCAHHGRSHLDKLRDVAEEVIDETDRLHQSQD
- a CDS encoding DUF456 domain-containing protein, coding for MELVTVIAGILIVVGILGLIVPVLPGLLLTEAGVLLWATENGSRTAWVVFGLSVVIALIGWFLQYQVPNRQLRRIGVPGSSRLAGVVLAVIGFFVVPVIGLFLGFVLGVYLAEQVRLRNPSAAWTSTKMALKMALASIGIELAAAVTVALLWVAGLLLTR
- a CDS encoding DUF3040 domain-containing protein, whose protein sequence is MPLSEHEQRMLDQMERALSADDPKFASQMRAATRPRRGRLIIAGLGMLGGLGLALVGVMNDFIWLGVAGFVVMVAVAAWAFNGSSAGASLGTVQPDGSVKPAGASGASRGLRRQSRRSGTFMERLEERWEKRRRDGAW